Proteins from a genomic interval of Fusarium oxysporum Fo47 chromosome I, complete sequence:
- a CDS encoding aldehyde dehydrogenase domain-containing protein, with the protein MATKLHTVPFLINGSDHTSERAVDVVSPASGEVVHRYHSADVKDANAAVEAAAEAFKSWRKTRPGERRDLFLKAAEIMEKRRDELRKYSMSETGSDATWADFDISTGISHLKEVAGRIGTLEGAIPTVSDPNTTALVLREPYGVVVAIAPWNAPYILGTRSVVFPMAAGNTVVFKASEVSPRTLWAIADVFREAGLPDGVLNVIFHERANAAAVTAALIEHPEVKKINFTGSTPVGRIIGKLAGENLKPVILELGGKAPAIVWEDADLDLAALQCTLGAFMNSGQVCMSTERILVHKNVKDEFEKKLSATIEQVFSSKGDAPILIASAPVAKNKALIKDAISKGASLVHGNPDVEESSKTRMRPIVVRDVTTEMDIYKSESFGPTVSLMAIETEEEAIKIANDTEYGLSSAVFTSDLQRGLRIAREIETGAVHINNMSIHDESGLPHGGAKASGYGRFGASAGLDEWTRTKNITFRN; encoded by the exons atggcgacCAAGCTTCATACTGTGCCTTTCCTCATCAACGGCAGCGATCACACCAGTGAAAGGGCTGTTGATGTCGTGTCTCCTGCGAGCGGCGAGGTCGTCCACCGCTACCACAGTGCTGACGTCAAGGATGCCAATGCTGCTgtcgaggctgctgctgaggcatTCAAGTCATGGCGCAAGACAAGGCCTGGTGAGCGCCGGGATCTCTTTCTCAAGGCCGCCGAGATTATGGAAAAGCGACGTGATGAGCTCCGCAAGTACTCCATGTCAGAGACTGGCAGTGATGCTACCTGGGCCGATTTCGATATCAGCACAGGCATTAGCCATCTGAAGGAAGTTGCCGGTCGTATAGGAACACTTGAGGGCGCCATCCCCACTGTGTCGGATCCCAACACAACCGCACTCGTCTTGAGAGAGCCTTATGGTGTCGTTGTAGCAATTGCGCCATG GAACGCCCCTTATATTCTCGGCACAAGATCTGTTGTTTTCCCCATGGCCGCTGGTAACACAGTGGTCTTCAAGGCCAGTGAGGTTTCTCCTCGAACACTATGGGCCATTGCCGATGTTTTCAGAGAGGCAGGACTCCCTGATGGTGTTCTTAACGTCATCTTCCACGAGAGAGCCAATGCTGCAGCAGTCACCGCCGCATTGATTGAGCATCctgaagtcaagaagatcaactTCACCGGCAGTACACCTGTTGGTCGTATCATCGGTAAGCTTGCAGGCGAGAACCTGAAACCTGTTATTCTGGAGTTGGGTGGCAAGGCCCCAGCTATCGTGTGGGAGGATGCGGACCTCGACCTCGCCGCGCTGCAATGCACCCTTGGAGCGTTCATGAACTCGGGGCAAGTCTGCATGTCTACCGAAAGGATCCTTGTGCACAAGAATGTCAAGGacgagtttgagaagaagctgtcagCAACCATTGAACAAGTCTTCTCTTCTAAGGGGGACGCACCGATTCTTATTGCATCGGCTCCTGTTGCAAAGAACAAGGCCTTGATCAAGGATGCCATCTCTAAGGGTGCCTCCCTGGTTCACGGAAAccctgatgttgaagagtcAAGCAAGACCCGTATGAGACCAATTGTTGTGAGAGATGTCACCACAGAAATGGACATTTATAAGTCGGAGTCCTTTGGCCCTACAGTTTCTCTGATGGCTATTGAGACGGAGGAGGAAGCCATCAAGATCGCCAACGATACCGAGTACGGCTTGAGCTCTGCTGTATTCACATCTGACCTCCAGAGAGGCCTCCGAATTGCTCGCGAGATCGAGACAGGTGCTGTCCATATCAACAATATGAGTATTCATGATGAGAGCGGTCTGCCTCATGGAGGAGCCAAGGCTAGTGGATACGGCCGTTTTGGTGCATCTGCTGGTCTTGATGAGTGGACTCGCACGAAGAACATTACCTTTAGGAATTAA
- a CDS encoding fungal-specific transcription factor domain-containing protein codes for MASASDMKASIHRFRLRRVSPSPRDVGRARSASPPVSPDQRLQQQDATQGEAQARRQDQQKQSQTVVAGRSATGRPIAPACDRCRSFKKKCSRTFPVCSLCASAGQRCSYTNPVANAEAQVHQLRSRVQWLSQYIEQNILPPGRQDVIEGIETGSDLGIVLGHGPRNGMGNIATSGTASSPLSRVPGQMASPLETIGSLPSIRGLDHPSTGRQSVEIRLEERDPGSVRTTSSRLSYGESTDGSVTKRRLIARQALPPDIAPSRFVDAFFRHVNRAYPFVDQTRIRRDLELLGDASPADQDPPMTLLYLVMAIGCTSLVRAGQIPSDTARRFDVVYPDIIQECLSNETIESVQILILLGLYSLFDPAATSAYFIVGIAARQAMVIGLTRPDEQPRTAVETELRHRLYWSIFVLDRMMSASQGLPAAFTDEHANVPLPGLTVEEFASPDRAVYARNLQTSRHVIQLRQLEYRILHAVHLQQNSETARLAPADRRTVLNSLRSEIEDWYSNGCLMSPMEADNLPIHSSITWLSAQYYHLLILLYFPNHFNSSAAAVTRQEQLEFAQKQLQANSALLQQRQLPLNRVSLSRLLPVCLLLMHDFVASYRADGASSSAREEVVLLITLLEAFPEGWTVAQEAARIMQQFAGVLTGQGGMATAYYGETIEELIKQCIASFTGLLHQFLGKATCFQSIEYAQETQEVGRMGQIGATQQSSTNSLWLNGTDSSIGGVNEEVVLGYGWGSWDLDFLTNTGYNLKGSIVVRSMSIHAMDWRGVTSGPDDIMTGGLYTINIYAGERTRFPAGED; via the exons ATGGCATCTGCATCTGATATGAAGGCTTCGATCCACCGTTTCCGCCTCCGCAGGGTGTCTCCATCCCCGAGGGACGTCGGTCGGGCCCGGTCCGCTTCACCACCAGTGTCTCCTGACCAGCGGCTACAGCAGCAGGATGCGACCCAGGGAGAGGCGCAGGCTCGGCGGCAGGATCAGCAAAAGCAATCTCAAACGGTCGTCGCGGGCCGGAGCGCAACTGGGAGACCTATAGCCCCGGCCTGTGATAGGTGTCGCAGCTTCAAAAAGAAATGCAGCCGCACATTTCCCGTCTGCTCTCTATGTGCCAGCGCCGGTCAGAGGTGTTCCTATACTAACCCTGTTGCCAATGCCGAGGCTCAAGTCCATCAGCTGCGCTCTCGAGTACAATGGCTGAGCCAATACATTGAACAAAACATCCTTCCGCCAGGTCGACAAGATGTGATAGAAGGTATCGAGACGGGATCTGACCTGGGTATTGTACTAGGTCATGGGCCACGGAACGGTATGGGGAATATCGCAACTTCAGGGACTGCATCATCACCTCTATCGCGGGTGCCAGGTCAGATGGCTTCTCCTTTAGAGACCATAGGCTCTCTTCCCTCTATACGTGGACTAGACCACCCCTCAACCGGGCGACAGAGTGTTGAGATACGCCTAGAGGAAAGGGATCCTGGTAGTGTGCGAACCACGAGCAGTCGTTTATCTTATGGAGAGTCAACGGATGGATCAGTTACAAAACGAAGATTGATTGCAAGACAAGCCCTCCCTCCTGACATTGCCCCCAGTCGCTTTGTCGATGCCTTCTTTCGCCACGTCAACAGGGCATATCCATTTGTCGATCAAACTCGAATACGGCGAGATCTTGAACTTCTAGGGGATGCGTCTCCTGCTGATCAGGATCCTCCCATGACACTCTTGTATCTCGTTATGGCCATCGGATGTACGTCGCTGGTACGGGCTGGGCAGATCCCTAGTGATACGGCGCGTCGGTTCGATGTGGTATACCCAGACATCATACAAGAGTGTCTCTCTAACGAAACCATCGAGTCTGTACAGATTCTTATCTTGTTGGGGTTGTACTCTCTGTTTGATCCAGCAGCAACCTCAGCCTACTTCATCGTCGGTATTGCGGCACGACAAGCCATGGTCATCGGTCTAACTAGGCCGGACGAACAGCCTCGTACGGCCGTGGAAACCGAGCTCAGACATCGACTGTACTGGAGTATCTTCGTCCTTGACCGTATGATGTCTGCTTCCCAGGGACTGCCAGCCGCTTTTACAGATGAGCATGCCAATGTACCGCTTCCAGGACTGACGGTGGAAGAGTTTGCCAGTCCGGACCGAGCTGTGTATGCTCGGAACCTACAGACCAGTCGGCATGTCATCCAGCTCCGACAACTCGAATATCGAATTCTTCACGCAGTACACCTACAACAAAACTCTGAAACCGCACGCCTGGCTCCCGCAGATAGGCGTACGGTACTGAATAGTTTGAGGTCTGAAATCGAGGACTGGTACAGCAACGGGTGTCTCATGTCGCCTATGGAAGCAGATAATCTGCCTATTCACAGCAGCATCACCTGGTTGAGTGCTCAGTATTACCACTTGTTGATTCTTCTCTACTTTCCGAACCACTTCAACAGCTCTGCTGCAGCTGTCACTCGTCAGGAGCAGCTTGAATTTGCTCAGAAGCAACTCCAAGCCAATTCGGCGCTCCTTCAACAACGACAACTCCCCCTAAACAGGGTATCGCTGAGTCGGTTATTGCCAGTAtgtctgttgttgatgcATGATTTCGTAGCATCGTATAGGGCTGATggagcatcatcatcggcccGGGAAGAAGTCGTGCTACTAATCACGCTTCTCGAAGCGTTTCCTGAGGGGTGGACAGTGGCacaagaagcagctcgtATCATGCAGCAGTTTGCTGGCGTGTTGACAGGACAAGGGGGTATGGCCACTGCGTACTATGGCGAGACTATagaagagctcatcaagcAGTGCATCGCTAGTTTTACGGGGCTGCTACATCAGTTCTTGGGTAAAGCGACATGCTTCCAGTCGATCGAGTATGCACAAGAGACTCAAGAGGTTGGAAGAATGGGCCAGATCGGAGCCACGCAACAGTCGTCGACCAACTCACTATGGCTGAATGGAACAGATTCAAGCATTGGAGGAGTTAATGAAGAGGTGGTACTAGGATATGGATGGGGTTCATGGGATCTTGACTTCCT TACAAACACTGGGTACAAT CTAAAGGGTAGTATTGTAGTCCGTTCTATGTCAATTCATGCCATGGATTGGCGTGGAGTAACCTCAGGCCCTGACGATATCATGACTGGTGGATTATATACGATCAATATTTACGCAGGCGAACGGACAAGGTTTCCGGCCGGTGAAGATTAA
- a CDS encoding mitochondrial import inner membrane translocase subunit TIM10: MSFLGMGRPQPTSEQKIAAVESEMRMMADTYNRLQQSCQKKCIPNDYREGELNKGESVCLDRCTAKFLDTSMKVSEIMQQQGQALGGGQQGGGGMF; encoded by the exons ATGAGTTTCCTCGGAATGGGTCGACCTCAGCCTACCTCGGAGCAAAAGATTGCTGCCGTTGAGAGCGAGATGCGCATGATGGCCGACACCTACAACCG TCTTCAGCAATCTTGCCAGAAGAAGTGCATTCCTAACGACTACCGCGAGGGCGAGCTCAACAAGGGCGAGTCTGTTTGCCTTGACCGCTGCACAGCCAAGTTCCTCGACACATCTATGAAGGTCAGCGAGATCATGCAGCAGCAGGGCCAGGCTCTCGGAGGCGGCCAGCAGGGCGGTGGTGGCATGTTCTAA
- a CDS encoding CTLH/CRA C-terminal to lish motif domain-containing protein, producing the protein MAEADNDHVSPFAPLMVELARMRNRTLKSAIDDVDQVIELLTNAREQIAQEQDATRTGMAMMTLQNPVKARFERITTDLKDVTKAQKSFGKALDKALPHRELPMETDAMADHPRLINRAIAMHLLREGQFSVASTFLKEATDHPPGREAHTISQTDEDGDDDMESEDDLEDEMAGLHSEHLQNKFAEMYSILSQLKDHNLLPAINWAHANGVHLEARGSTLEFELIKLQYVWLFKGPSVNGLPDDPATNGLGGAINYARQNFPRFQNRHLLEIQQLSSAVVFAPNLAKSPYSHIFETESAFEDVAMSFTREFCSLLGLSAESPLYIAVTAGSIALPRLIKYTTYMREKKTEWTTENELAFATPLPEFMIYHPIFVCPVSKEQTTQDNPPMMLSCGHVLCRESLNNIVKAARYKCPYCPTEGHLKDAIQIRL; encoded by the exons ATGGCGGAAGCTGATAACGATCATGTCTCGCCCTTTGCACCGCTCATGGTTGAGCTGGCTCGTATGAGGAACAGAACACTCAAATCCGCGATCGATGATGTAGATCAAGTCATTGAACTTCTTACTAATGCTCGCGAGCAGATTGCTCAAG AGCAAGACGCGACTCGAACTGGTATGGCTATGATGACGCTGCAAAATCCAGTCAAAGCCCGCTTCGAACGAATCACTACAGACCTAAAGGATGTTACCAAGGCGCAGAAGTCCTTTGGAAAGGCCCTCGATAAG GCTCTTCCTCACCGAGAACTCCCTATGGAGACTGATGCCATGGCGGACCACCCGCGACTTATCAACCGTGCGATAGCCATGCATCTTCTTCGCGAAGGTCAATTTTCTGTCGCCTCGACATTTCTCAAAGAAGCTACAGATCACCCTCCCGGCCGCGAAGCCCACACCATTTCACAAACAGAcgaggatggcgatgatgatatggAAAGCGAGGATGACTTAGAAGATGAAATGGCTGGTCTACATTCAGAGCATTTGCAAAACAAGTTCGCTGAAATGTATAGCATCCTTTCGCAGCTCAAGGACCACAACCTCCTACCCGCCATCAACTGGGCCCACGCAAACGGCGTCCATCTTGAGGCCAGGGGAAGCACACTCGAATTTGAGCTTATCAAGCTCCAATATGTCTGGCTGTTCAAAGGTCCATCTGTCAACGGTCTCCCCGACGACCCTGCGACCAATGGACTTGGCGGAGCGATTAACTATGCTCGCCAGAACTTCCCACGTTTCCAGAACCGTCATTTGCTAGAGATACAACAACTCTCCAGCGCTGTGGTGTTCGCCCCTAACCTGGCCAAATCTCCCTACAGCCATATATTTGAGACAGAGTCAGCGTTCGAGGACGTAGCCATGTCGTTCACTCGCGAATTCTGCTCCCTGCTTGGCCTATCGGCGGAGTCACCTCTCTATATCGCCGTCACAGCAGGCTCCATCGCTCTTCCACGCCTGATCAAATACACAACTTATATGcgggagaagaagacagaATGGACGACAGAGAACGAACTTGCCTTCGCGACACCTCTGCCCGAGTTTATGATCTATCATCCCATCTTTGTCTGCCCCGTAAGTAAAGAGCAGACAACTCAAGACAACCCTCCCATGATGCTCAGTTGCGGTCACGTTCTCTGCCGCGAATCTCTGAACAACATAGTGAAAGCAGCACGGTATAAGTGTCCCTACTGCCCGACAGAAGGTCACCTTAAGGATGCCATCCAGATCAGACTATAG